From the genome of Caldisericum sp.:
AAAAGATGAAGAAAAAGATGGGAAAAAAGATGGAAATAGAAAGCCAATAAATAAACTTTTGTTAGAAGTTCTTGCCGAAAATGACGAATCATTAAAAGGGAAAGAGCTACTGAGCGTGGTATGTGAAAAAATTAAAGATCCAACCGAATACAGGAAATTTGAAGAACGAGTTATTGAGGCTACCATTGCTTGCAAACTTGCAATGAAAACTTTTAAGAAGAAAAAAGTTGAAGAAAGCGAGTGATAATATGAGCACCAACGCATCATTTATATTTTATAGAAAATCAGGAACAAGAGAAGAGCATTGCGGTAGAAATGATTCAAATTCAACAAATAACAATAAAAGCGCTTTTTTAGATAAGAAGAATCTTTATGAATTACTCGGAGTAAACAATAGAGATTCGAGAAATTATATTCCGATAAACGGAATTGAGTACAAAGATTATTTTAAAATTCCTGGTGCTTTAACTTTTTCGCTAAAAATCGTTTATCCAGGGCTTGTTATAGGCGCTGGATATGAACATCCAATTGTGAAGAAAGATCCCAAATCAAAAGAACCTTCCGATTTTCAACTTGGGTTCTTCTTTGACCATACAACAGGAATGCCCGTTATCCCTGGGTCATCTGTAAAAGGAATTATTAAAAGCGTCTTTCCTAAAAAGATACCAAAAGACGCTAAAGAAGAAGAAAAAGAACTTCTTAAGAAAATAAACTACGAAAAACTACGATATGTTAATAAGGCTTTAAACCACAGCAACTTGATTAATGAGGAAAACTGGGAAATTCTTTTTGACAAGGAAGACATTTTTTACGATGCCTTTAT
Proteins encoded in this window:
- the cmr5 gene encoding type III-B CRISPR module-associated protein Cmr5; protein product: MNQERINRMIPVAIQKIKEYLVERENGEELLPSNYSSYMDSFGISVRMSGLLQTVAFYEKDEKKDEEKDEEKDGKKDGNRKPINKLLLEVLAENDESLKGKELLSVVCEKIKDPTEYRKFEERVIEATIACKLAMKTFKKKKVEESE
- the cmr6 gene encoding type III-B CRISPR module RAMP protein Cmr6, yielding MKKASDNMSTNASFIFYRKSGTREEHCGRNDSNSTNNNKSAFLDKKNLYELLGVNNRDSRNYIPINGIEYKDYFKIPGALTFSLKIVYPGLVIGAGYEHPIVKKDPKSKEPSDFQLGFFFDHTTGMPVIPGSSVKGIIKSVFPKKIPKDAKEEEKELLKKINYEKLRYVNKALNHSNLINEENWEILFDKEDIFYDAFIDIYKPPKDGRIFAEDYITPHESQFKNPTPIRFLKIAPGVTFIFQFKLVDVKINDVLISKEDKLKLFKKIVSDFGVGAKRNVGYGNFVEG